The following are encoded in a window of Castanea sativa cultivar Marrone di Chiusa Pesio chromosome 5, ASM4071231v1 genomic DNA:
- the LOC142634950 gene encoding putative FBD-associated F-box protein At1g55030, with amino-acid sequence MLSILDFGDKDFAFRVLSLRKPFPVKKFRLVDYAVEHGVQELHLLVKSTCELPHSLFCCGSLEVLELNGKTVLHCPPSIHLPNLKHLYLKKIKVENDDSFHRLLVGSPNFLRLHLLNRPHNNVNFILNNPTLEYLEIDNQNPVQDARFGKVQINVPSLRFLILNNTYCHDFSVQKATNVVEANVNLFERYQLHDDDCIVKLLKALPNVRNLTLRYNKSLSFASANDLPIYNNLSRLQLEVKCCNSHLLPILLENSPNLENLILKVDIEGPHESCWTESVDVPKCLKSHLRTISLLQFKGLEHELNLITYMLKNAKVLERMDILSGSSSYKKNFGILYKLFELPRASSMCELKFSTIRCKTDNTGLFGASRTSKVTV; translated from the exons ATGCTCTCCATTCTTGATTTCGGAGACAAGGACTTCGCGTTCAGAGTTTTGTCTCTCCGCAAACCATTTCCTGTGAAGAAATTCCGACTT GTTGATTATGCAGTGGAGCATGGTGTCCAAGAACTCCACCTCCTGGTTAAGAGCACTTGTGAGTTGCCTCATAGTCTTTTCTGTTGTGGATCTCTTGAGGTTTTGGAACTGAATGGCAAAACTGTTCTCCATTGTCCTCCTTCTATTCATCTACCGAATCTGAAACacctttatcttaaaaaaatcaaagtcgAAAATGATGACTCTTTTCATCGCCTCTTAGTTGGTTCCCCAAACTTCTTGAGATTGCACTTATTGAATAGACCTCACAATAATgtcaattttatattaaataaccCAACATTGGAGTATCTTGAGATCGACAATCAGAATCCAGTTCAAGATGCTAGATTTGGTAAAGTTCAGATAAATGTGCCGAGTCTTAGGTTTCTGATTCTAAACAATACATATTGCCATGATTTTTCGGTGCAAAAAGCAACCAACGTAGTTGAAGCAaatgttaatttatttgaaCGCTATCAACTACATGACGATGACTGCATTGTCAAGCTTCTCAAAGCGCTTCCAAACGTTCGAAATTTGACATTGCGTTATAACAAG TCTTTGAGTTTTGCTTCTGCAAATGATCTTCccatttataataatttgagCCGGCTGCAACTTGAAGTAAAATGCTGCAATTCTCATCTATTGCCAATTTTGCTTGAAAATTCTCCTAATCTTGAGAACCTTATTCTTAAG GTGGATATAGAAGGACCACATGAGTCCTGCTGGACAGAGTCAGTGGATGTTCCAAAATGTCTAAAATCACACCTTCGAACAATTTCTTTACTACAATTTAAAGGGTTGGAACATGAACTGAATCTCATAACATATATGCTAAAGAATGCAAAAGTGTTGGAAAGAATGGACATTCTTTCTGGCTCATCAAgttataagaaaaattttggTATTCTCTACAAATTGTTTGAGTTGCCAAGGGCTTCTTCAATGTGTGAACTCAAATTCTCTACG ATAAGATGTAAAACAGACAACACAGGCCTTTTTGGAGCATCAAGGACGTCGAAAGTCACAGTGTAA
- the LOC142634951 gene encoding serine/threonine-protein phosphatase 7 long form homolog: protein MSITLQDIAIITGLPIDGNAMCGPTNMEWGPVCQNLLGVTPPETALTLVLALLFGNKSQNKLHCCFLKLLADFGVTGQYSWGSATLAFLYKELCTASIKKTTEVAGPVFILQLWAWEHLPYLTPIPINLNGDDPYSCRWDTKRTYTHTPTHVLPAYRSNHDTHNKDQKVIWTPYDNYMHPWCLARKHIWLTTVPLLCFQIVEYYHPERVMRQFGLLQKCSKWPTDNFDKSVHCVKLTGKVGVDWCRHHAHYYQLWHERAQNIVGDENFHLDVHYTTWYHQHDHLFTTPEAAAHMYQQTEINNMLTSAIANQGRADLTAQQVLPAIVEGLTRVKLSMKADISFVPTKRIGLSTSTGQGLEGLFSYDHYPQPSSTPPSYHPLPPPYYSGQYNYSQDSQFSYEQPSQPSPHVGDFCTPPNTWACAPNSEEEASVTDSEEDTSNEDSGEDAEDMEVSSDNESDEGGNYQTDFDIRTQPRRMGNSPVQARRYPQ from the exons ATGTCGATCACTCTACAAGATATAGCAATCATTACAGGATTGCCTATTGATGGCAATGCAATGTGCGGGCCCACTAATATGGAATGGGGACCAGTTTGTCAGAATTTACTTGGAGTGACACCACCTGAAACTGCATTGACATTG GTCTTGGCTTTACTATTTGGAAATAAGAGCCAAAATAAATTGCATTGCTGCTTTCTCAAGCTGTTAGCGGACTTTGGTGTAACTGGGCAATATAGCTGGGGTAGTGCCacacttgctttcctttataaAGAGTTGTGTACTGcttctattaaaaaaaccaCAGAGGTTGCAGGTCCTGTTTTCATATTACAATTATGGGCATGGGAGCATCTTCCATATCTGACCCCAAttccaataaatttaaatggtgACGACCCATACAGTTGCAG GTGGGATACCAAGAGAACTTATACTCACACACCAACGCATGTTCTACCTGCATACCGTTCTAATCACGATACACATAATAAAGATCAG AAGGTTATTTGGACACCATACGATAATTATATGCATCCATGGTGTCTTGCAAGAAAACATATATGGCTTACAACAGTGCCATTGCTATGTTTTCAAATTGTTGAGTATTACCATCCAGAGAGAGTCATGCGACAATTTGGATTGTTGCAAAAATGTTCAAAGTGGCCTACTgacaattttgataaatctgtGCATTGTGTAAAGTTGACAGGAAAAGTTGGTGTTGATTGGTGTAGGCATCATGCACATTACTACCAACTTTGGCACGAGCGAGCTCAAAATATAGTTGGGGATGAAAATTTCCATCTAGATGTGCACTACACAACATGGTACCACCAACATGACCACTTATTTACGACACCAGAGGCGGCTGCCCATATGTACCAA CAAACAGAAATTAATAATATGTTAACTTCGGCTATTGCAAACCAAGGGAGGGCTGACTTGACTGCACAACAAGTCCTTCCGGCAATAGTAGAGGGCCTTACTCGAGTGAAGTTATCGATGAAAGCAGATATTTCCTTCGTCCCTACTAAGAGG ATTGGATTATCCACTTCCACAGGACAAGGATTAGAGGGTTTGTTTAGTTATGACCACTATCCCCAGCCTAGTTCAACACCTCCCTCTTATCATCCATTGCCACCTCCATACTATTCTGGGCAATACAATTATAGCCAAGATAGCCAGTTTAGTTATGAACAACCTTCCCAACCATCCCCTCATGTTGGTGATTTCTGCACACCACCTAATACATGGGCATGTGCTCCGAACTCTGAGGAAGAGGCCTCTGTAACAGACTCTGAGGAAGATACCTCAAATGAGGATAGTGGGGAAGATGCAGAAGATATGGAGGTGTCATCAGATAATGAAAGTGATGAAGGTGGTAATTATCAAACAGATTTTGATATTAGAACACAGCCAAGGCGCATGGGGAATAGTCCTGTGCAAGCACGAAGGTACCCTCAATGA
- the LOC142634952 gene encoding uncharacterized protein LOC142634952 produces the protein MLTQDHEQLDIHIIEKELRDIVKDDPNIRISSLQQSLYNKYEYQPSYFKVWEAKQKAIVRAFSDWDKSYQLLSKRLKALTNSNPGSRVIWRTVPATVPGCAIFERVFWAFGPSIEGFQHCRPVISIDGTFLYGKYRGKLLITSTWDGDNRLFPLAFAIVEEESDDSWYWFLRCIQNNVTNQDELCVISDRHPGIMSAIRVICELTHWHHRFCLRHVASNFNQKIGNKNLKAMVMWSGMENQLRKYQITRDRITQLNADGDKYLRELPVQKWTLAHDGGHRYGAMTTNLSESFNGVLKSARNLTIIALVELTYYRCVAYFANRYTKARVEITTGERITAYAKNIFNKWEKKTPKHSVIVFSHEDSLFEVGTPINPNSAYRGNHRHEVNLRESTCSCQKWQVYKIPCSHVIAVCKYQDISAMRYIDRCYCLEEQVACYAPRFCMVPDNVHWNEPDFPVLYPNVKLRRVKGRPRSTRLLNEMDLGTEHKPRPLCNLCRKECHNRRTCPTRTVAGSTSGQIE, from the coding sequence ATGCTCACACAAGATCATGAGCAATTAGACATTCATATTATTGAGAAAGAGTTAAGGGATATTGTCAAAGATGATCCAAACATAAGGATTTCTTCGCTTCAACAGAGTCTTTACAATAAGTACGAATACCAGCCTTCTTATTTTAAGGTGTGGGAGGCAAAACAGAAGGCAATTGTTAGAGCATTTAGTGATTGGGACAAATCTTACCAATTATTGTCAAAACGGTTGAAAGCTTTGACTAATTCAAACCCGGGCAGCAGGGTTATTTGGAGAACGGTACCTGCTACTGTGCCAGGCTGTGCCATATTCGAGAGAGTGTTCTGGGCTTTTGGTCCATCAATTGAAGGTTTTCAACATTGTAGGCCAGTGATTAGTATAGATGGAACTTTCCTATATGGTAAATACAGAGGTAAGTTATTGATTACATCAACTTGGGATGGTGACAATAGACTTTTTCCACTTGCCTTTGCCATTGTGGAGGAGGAATCTGATGATAGCTGGTATTGGTTTTTGCGTTGTATTCAAAATAATGTCACTAATCAAGATGAGTTATGTGTCATATCTGATCGCCACCCTGGTATAATGTCAGCGATACGGGTTATATGTGAATTGACACATTGGCATCATCGTTTTTGCCTTCGCCATGTGGCTAGcaatttcaatcaaaaaattGGGAATAAAAACTTGAAGGCTATGGTAATGTGGTCAGGCATGGAGAATCAACTACGAAAGTATCAAATAACAAGGGATAGAATTACTCAATTAAATGCAGATGGTGATAAGTATTTAAGGGAATTACCAGTGCAAAAGTGGACATTAGCACACGATGGTGGACATCGTTATGGGGCAATGACCACAAATTTGTCTGAAAGCTTCAACGGTGTTCTAAAGAGTGCTAGAAATCTGACCATAATTGCGTTAGTCGAGCTTACATACTACCGTTGTGTAGCCTACTTTGCCAATCGGTATACTAAGGCACGCGTAGAGATTACAACCGGTGAACGCATtacagcctatgcaaagaatatattcaataaatgggaaaaaaagaCACCAAAGCATTCAGTTATTGTGTTTAGTCATGAAGATAGTCTATTTGAAGTCGGAACACCAATAAACCCTAACTCTGCATATAGGGGTAATCATCGTCATGAGGTAAATTTGAGGGAGAGCACTTGTAGTTGTCAAAAATGGCAGGTTTATAAGATTCCGTGCTCACATGTCATTGCCGTGTGTAAATATCAAGACATCTCTGCAATGCGATATATCGACCGCTGCTACTGTTTGGAAGAACAAGTTGCTTGTTATGCACCTAGATTTTGCATGGTTCCAGACAATGTACATTGGAATGAGCCTGATTTCCCGGTCTTGTATCCTAATGTGAAGTTGCGCCGTGTAAAAGGTCGACCAAGATCAACTCGACTTCTAAATGAAATGGATTTAGGGACAGAGCATAAACCAAGGCCATTGTGCAACCTCTGTAGGAAAGAATGCCATAACAGAAGAACATGCCCCACTCGAACTGTGGCTGGCTCCACTAGTGGCCAAATTGAATGA